The following coding sequences are from one Macaca mulatta isolate MMU2019108-1 chromosome 7, T2T-MMU8v2.0, whole genome shotgun sequence window:
- the GSKIP gene encoding GSK3B-interacting protein, with the protein METDCNPMELSSMSGFEEGSELNGFEGTDMKDMRLEAEAVVNDVLFAVNNMFVSKSLRCADDVAYINVETKERNRYCLELTEAGLKVVGYAFDQVDDHLQTPYHETVYSLLDTLSPAYREAFGNALLQRLEALKRDGQS; encoded by the exons ATGGAAACAGACTGTAATCCCATGGAGCTAAGCAGTATGTCAGGATTTGAAGAAGGTTCAGAACTTAATGGTTTTGAAGGAACTGACATGAAAGACATGAGGCTAGAAGCTGAAGCAGTTGTAAATGATGTTCTCTTTGCCGTTAATAACATGTTTGTCTCGAAAAGCCTGCGGTGTGCAGATGATGTGGCCTATATCAATGtggaaacaaaggaaagaaacagatatTGCTTAGAGCTCACTGAAGCAGGGCTCAAG GTGGTAGGCTATGCTTTTGACCAGGTGGATGATCATTTACAGACTCCCTACCACGAAACAGTCTACTCCCTGTTGGATACACTCAGCCCCGCCTACCGGGAAGCCTTTGGAAACGCACTCCTTCAAAGACTGGAAGCTTTGAAAAGGGATGGACAGTCATGA